The DNA window CCACGCCGCCGGCATTACCCCAGAACTTGATCTTGCTCGCGATGATGTGCCCGCTGACGGTGCCGAAGTTGCCGGAAAACGAGGTGTAGAAATTGTTCGCCAGGACAAAAGCACCGGTGAGGTTTCGGAGGCCGCCATAGCTGGCGGGGAGGGTTTCGACGCCGGTCGCGTTGACGTTGCCCGTGAAGTTCAACTGGTTTTTGGTCAGGTCGAGGGCCGCACCGTTTTCCACGACGATCACGCCCTGAATGGTCACTGTGCCGCCAAAGTCCACGACATTTGGCGCTTTGATGTAAAGCACGCCCTTGATGGTTGTGTTGCCGGTGAACTTGGGGTTGGTGTTCGCCGGTATGTACACGTTGTCCAGCGTCTTCTGGCCTGTGTATTTGGTCACGGCGTAGGCCGCGTAGGCGCTGGTGTCTACATCGGGAAAATCCGGCTCCTGAACACCCTTGTGAATGTGGTCCTGTATCAGGATGGTGTTGCTCGTCCCGCCAATCGAAGCGCCGGAGTAACTGACGCTGCCGGTCGGGTTCACGATGCTGATGTCGCCGGACACTTCCTTGCCGTTGATGACGACCGGGGTCGCGTCGGTCATGTTTGTCGAGAGGATGCTTCCGCGAGCGGGGTCACCCTGGCCGATGATGCGTGAGGAACCCGAGGTAACGATCTTTCCCTTGGACGCTACGCCGTAGTCGAACAGCGCGCTGGCACGAGGTGCCTTCTGGAACTTGATTCGAACCGTGCGGGTGATCGCCGGATCCGGGCCCTGGCCGATGACGGTCAGGATCAGGAAGGCACCCGATTGCGTGACCGAGGCCTGGAATTTCTGCTTGCCTGCGCTATCAAGATTGATCCAGGCGGACGAACCCGGAATGGAGACCACGCCATTGACCGCCTGAACAGTCTTGCCGCCCATGTTCGTGGTGCCGTCAAGTAGTTTGGCCAGTTCGGCGGTGACCGCGGGAAACATCGCGTCGTTGGTCGTCGACACCGGGATGTCCACTTGCCCCAGTTGATACCGCATGAACGCCAGACCCGACTCGGCCGCAAGCTGCGCATCTGCCGACACGCGCTCGTTACGGGCTACCTGTGCCGACATGTTCGAACTGGCGTAGAACCCGATCGCCAGAACAGAGAAAAGAATAAGAAACAGCATCGCCAGCATGGAAGCGACGCCTCGACGACGATTTGACATGTGTGCACGACGCATAGTGGCACCGTTCTGTGTCGATCCTTCCCGGGTCGCAACGTCCGACGCGCTGCGCTGTCATCCGGGGTTCGGAGCGACAACCAGCCAGCTCATCTCGTGAACCTGCTTGTTGTTCTGGAGAATTTTTACAGTGACACGTGCGGTGGCGGTGGTGGCGTTGTTCGGCCGGACGGATGGAACTGCATCGGGTGCCACCGACTGCACGGTGACCGTTTGCTTCCAGCTGGTGAGGTCGGCAATGGGCTGACGCCGGACATCCAGAGGAGGGCTGAAGCTCGTCCCATCCAGATCCAGGACGTCGTCGTAGGAGGCAACCGACGCCTCCTTGGTCGCCCAGGTGACCGGCTGCTCGGGGTCGTTGAACGGCAGTCCGAGCGCAATTTCGCGCATGTTGTTGGCCAGGTTGACCGCCGTCGTCATCTGGTTGCCATTGGCATTGACGACGGTACCGGCGGCGAGCAGTTCGAGCATTGCTACCGCTCCGATACCTACGATCACGGTCACCCATGCCGCTTCAATGAGGGTAAAGCCTTTGCGTCGAGATTGGACGGTGATAATACGCATCACAACCTCATATCGGATTGAGACATTGACCCGTCAACCGCCAGAACGGATCGCCGGAAATTGAAGGCCCGCCAATCGGCGGACTGTGCCAATGAGGACGGCCATGACGACTGTCGTCGTCATGGCCGTTTGCGTTGGCTATGTCGATTATCCGACAGACTACTTGACGATCTGGCTCAGCTTGAAGATTGGCAGGATGATGCTCATGGCGATGAAGCCGACCATGCCACCCATCAGCACGATCATCAGCGGCTCGATCATCGCCGTTACGCTCTTGATGACGCTCTTGAGCTCGCGGCTGTAGAACTCGGCGACCTCATCGAGCACCTCGCCGAGCTTACCCGACTCCTCACCTGCGTTGACCATCTGCACGACCGCCTTGGGCAGCAGCGGGCTTTTCTGCAGCGGATGACTGATCTTCTTACCCTGCTTCACGGAGGAATAGACGTTCTTCCACATCCGCTTATAGAGAACGTTGCCGCTGATATCCGCGGTGATGCTGATCGTGTCCAGGATCGGCACGCCGGCGTTCACCAGCTGGCCCATCGTGTGCAGGCCGCGGCTGATGTACATGGCGCGGAACATCTTCTTGAACAGTGGTACCGACAGCTTGGCCTTGTCGAACCAGGTGCGGCCCCAGTCGGTCTTGATCGTTAGGACAAAGCCCCAGATCGCAACGACCAGGCCGATCAGGATGATGTACCAGTAGCCGGTCATGAACTTCGACATAGCCAGCAGGAACTTGGTCGGCGCCGGCAGGGCGGCTTCCTTGCCTTCGAAGATCTTCATGAACCGCGGCAGCACGAACACCAGCAGGAAGACGGTGGTGCCCATCGCCATAGTGCCGATGATCGCGGGGTAGATTGCGGCACCGATGACCATCGCCTTGGTCTCGATCTGCTGCGCGAGGTAGGTCGCGATACGGTCAAGCATCTTGGAAAAGCCGCCGGAGAGCTCCGACGCCTTGACCATGTTGATATAGAGCGGGCTGAAGTACTTGGGGTAACGCGAAAGTGCGTCGGAGAACTGCTTGCCGCTCTCGACGTCCTTCTTCATCTGCGTCAGCATCGCCTTGAACTTGACGTTGGTCGTCTGGTCGGCGATGCCTTCAATCGCGGCGCGGATGCTGATGCCGGCGCGAATCATGACCGAGAGCTGGCTGGTGAATGCCTGGATGTCCTTCGCGCCCGGACCAAAAGATACGGAGAAGTTCAGCCCCGATTTCTTCGACGGACCGTCTGCCGGCGCAAGCTGCACGATGTACTCGCCACGGGCGCGAACCTGTGCCGAAGCCGCGCCGAGATCAGCGGCCTGGATCGTACCGGTGGTGATCTTCCCGGCAGCGTTGCGAGCTTCGTAGCGGTAGTTGGGCATACGTCTTGTCAGTAGGCAGTACGTAGTAAGCAGTACGCAGTTAAGGCCAAAAGAGGCACTGTTCTACTGCGTACTGCTTACTGCGGACTGCTTACTCCTCCTAGGCTGCCAAGGCTCGTTCCAGCTTCTCAGGATGCGCCGCCTGGGCGACGGCATCTTCTCGGCTGATGTACCCGTTGATGTACATCTGCTTGATCGAGTCATCCAGCGACTGCATGCCCAGCGCACGGCTGGTCGCGATGATGTTGGGGATTTCGAAGATTCGGTTCTCGCGGATGCAGTTTCGAACGGCCGGCGTGCAAAGCATGATCTCGACGCCGGGAATCATGCCCGGCTGGTCGGACCGCTTGAACAGCGTCTGGCTGATGACCGCCTGAAGCGTGTTGGCGAGCATCGAGCGGATCTGGTTCTGCTCGTCCGACGGGTAGATGTCGATGATGCGTTCGATCGTCTGGGGCGCGTTGACGGTGTGCAGCGTGCTGAACACCAGGTGGCCGGTTTCGGCGGCAGTAATTGCGGCGCTGGTGGTTTCCAGATCGCGCATTTCGCCGACCAGGATTACGTCCGGGTCCTGGCGCAGCGCGTGCCGCAGACCGCCGGAGAAGTCGGGGACGTCGGCGCCGACTTCGCGCTGCTCGATTGCCGACTTATTGCTGACAAATGCGTATTCGATCGGGTCTTCGAGCGTGATGATGTGGCCCTGCTCGCGCCGGTTGATCGAGTCGATCATCGCCGCCAGCGTGGTGCTCTTGCCCGAGCCGGTGGGACCGGTGACGAGCACCAGGCCGCGGGGCATGTAAGTCAGTTTGTTGCAGATATCTGGCAGGAACAGCTGCTCGATCGGCCGGACCTTGTCATTGATGGTACGGATGGAGAGCGCGACGCTGTTGCGCTGATAGTGCGCGTTGACACGAAAGCGGCTCACGCCGGGGATCTCGTAGGAGAAGTCCGCGTCGCGGTGCTTCTCGAAGTCGGTCCAGCGCTTCTCGTTCATCATCTCTTTCGCCAGGCGAATCGCCCCTTCGGGCGTCACCATGGGGAAGTCGCTGTGCTGAACGATCGTGTGAATCCGGTAGAGCGGCGGAGCGCCGACCATGATGTGGACGTCGGACGCCTTGGCCTGGACGGCGTTGCGGAGAATGTCGTTGAGAATGCTCATGGTTCTCCAGTGCTTCGCGTCCGCCAAGGCGGACCCTACAAAGATTGACGAATGACGAAATCAGAATGGCGAATGAATGACCAATGCTCGAATGTTCAAGCTTTGACGTTTTTGGGCATTCGAGTTTTGAGCTTCATTCGCCATTCTGATTTCGTCATTCGTCATTCAGCCGCGTCACGCGGCCTCGGTGACTCTTAGAATCTCGTCAACCGTCGTAAGTCCCTTAACCACTTTGCGGAAACCGTCTTCGCGCAGAGTGACGAGCCCCTTTTCGCGGGCAAGTTTGCGCAACACATTGACGTCCGGATTGCTGGTAACGATGTCTCGCATCGAGTCATCCATCACCATCAGCTCGTAAACACCTAGCCGTCCGGTGTAGCCCGTCTTACGACACTTGTCGCAGCCGGCACCCTTATAGGTCGTGACTTCGCCGAACCCCTGCATGGTCAGAAACTCCTGCATCTCCTCGGTCGGCTTGAACTCGGTCTTGCAGGTCTGGCAGATCTTGCGGACGAGGCGCTGGGCGAGAATGGCGTTCACCGCCGCGGCAATGAGGTACGGCTCGACACCGATGTTAATCAGCCGGGTGACCGACGCCGGTGCGTCGTTCGTGTGCAGTGTGCTGAGCACCAGGTGGCCGGTGAGGGCGGCCTGGACTGCGATGCGGGCGGTCTCGGCGTCGCGAATTTCACCGAGCATCACGACGTCGGGGTCCTGACGCAACAGCGATCGCAGCGCGGCCGAGAACGTCATGCCGATCTTGTCGTAGACCTGCACCTGGGTAGCACTGCCGAGGTGGTATTCGATCGGGTCTTCGACGGTGCTGATGTTGAGCTTGTTGCCGTCCAGAACCCGCAGCGACGAGTAGAGCGTGGTCGTCTTACCCGAGCCTGTGGGGCCGGTGACCAGCAGAATGCCGTGCGGCATCTCGATCTGGTTCTTCCAGATGGTGAACTGGTCTTCGCCGAATCCCAGATCCTCGAGCTTCACGTTGATCGAGCGGTTATCGAGAATTCGCATGACCACCTTCTCGCCGTAGGGCGTTGGAAGGGTGGACAAGCGAAGGTCGACCTTGCGTCCGTGCACGACGGCTCGGACACGGCCGTCCTGCGGCAAACGCCGCTCGGCGATGTCGAGATTCGCCATGATCTTCAGACGGCTGCAGATGCTCGCCGTCATGC is part of the Humisphaera borealis genome and encodes:
- a CDS encoding pilus assembly PilX N-terminal domain-containing protein is translated as MSNRRRGVASMLAMLFLILFSVLAIGFYASSNMSAQVARNERVSADAQLAAESGLAFMRYQLGQVDIPVSTTNDAMFPAVTAELAKLLDGTTNMGGKTVQAVNGVVSIPGSSAWINLDSAGKQKFQASVTQSGAFLILTVIGQGPDPAITRTVRIKFQKAPRASALFDYGVASKGKIVTSGSSRIIGQGDPARGSILSTNMTDATPVVINGKEVSGDISIVNPTGSVSYSGASIGGTSNTILIQDHIHKGVQEPDFPDVDTSAYAAYAVTKYTGQKTLDNVYIPANTNPKFTGNTTIKGVLYIKAPNVVDFGGTVTIQGVIVVENGAALDLTKNQLNFTGNVNATGVETLPASYGGLRNLTGAFVLANNFYTSFSGNFGTVSGHIIASKIKFWGNAGGVVKGSVINMNDVQMDVGGSSQVTIASTGTSNYPTGVTFGAKFAPLPDTYVELPME
- a CDS encoding PilV family protein; translated protein: MRIITVQSRRKGFTLIEAAWVTVIVGIGAVAMLELLAAGTVVNANGNQMTTAVNLANNMREIALGLPFNDPEQPVTWATKEASVASYDDVLDLDGTSFSPPLDVRRQPIADLTSWKQTVTVQSVAPDAVPSVRPNNATTATARVTVKILQNNKQVHEMSWLVVAPNPG
- a CDS encoding type II secretion system F family protein produces the protein MPNYRYEARNAAGKITTGTIQAADLGAASAQVRARGEYIVQLAPADGPSKKSGLNFSVSFGPGAKDIQAFTSQLSVMIRAGISIRAAIEGIADQTTNVKFKAMLTQMKKDVESGKQFSDALSRYPKYFSPLYINMVKASELSGGFSKMLDRIATYLAQQIETKAMVIGAAIYPAIIGTMAMGTTVFLLVFVLPRFMKIFEGKEAALPAPTKFLLAMSKFMTGYWYIILIGLVVAIWGFVLTIKTDWGRTWFDKAKLSVPLFKKMFRAMYISRGLHTMGQLVNAGVPILDTISITADISGNVLYKRMWKNVYSSVKQGKKISHPLQKSPLLPKAVVQMVNAGEESGKLGEVLDEVAEFYSRELKSVIKSVTAMIEPLMIVLMGGMVGFIAMSIILPIFKLSQIVK
- a CDS encoding type IV pilus twitching motility protein PilT, with translation MSILNDILRNAVQAKASDVHIMVGAPPLYRIHTIVQHSDFPMVTPEGAIRLAKEMMNEKRWTDFEKHRDADFSYEIPGVSRFRVNAHYQRNSVALSIRTINDKVRPIEQLFLPDICNKLTYMPRGLVLVTGPTGSGKSTTLAAMIDSINRREQGHIITLEDPIEYAFVSNKSAIEQREVGADVPDFSGGLRHALRQDPDVILVGEMRDLETTSAAITAAETGHLVFSTLHTVNAPQTIERIIDIYPSDEQNQIRSMLANTLQAVISQTLFKRSDQPGMIPGVEIMLCTPAVRNCIRENRIFEIPNIIATSRALGMQSLDDSIKQMYINGYISREDAVAQAAHPEKLERALAA
- a CDS encoding GspE/PulE family protein, translated to MFGRRNSTSIVTEPPPQRPTAPAVEEHDDDVGGLADLWSPGKTSVRKTVEQLLLERGQITESHLVQARQVSTQTQGKSLTHILLSMQAASEGQILSALAETLNLPFESPDKGKIDTRAFELLPMDYIRKHAVLPMRFEDENCRILVVGMADPNNVFLVDEVRRKTKKELKIVVITAADVGRLCESLTSGNSDMKVDDIIKDMSDDDVQVVKETEKDDVTDLEKMGNESPVIRFVNYLIFDAIKQGASDIHIEPKEKALKIRYRIDGILFEAMNPPHSMTASICSRLKIMANLDIAERRLPQDGRVRAVVHGRKVDLRLSTLPTPYGEKVVMRILDNRSINVKLEDLGFGEDQFTIWKNQIEMPHGILLVTGPTGSGKTTTLYSSLRVLDGNKLNISTVEDPIEYHLGSATQVQVYDKIGMTFSAALRSLLRQDPDVVMLGEIRDAETARIAVQAALTGHLVLSTLHTNDAPASVTRLINIGVEPYLIAAAVNAILAQRLVRKICQTCKTEFKPTEEMQEFLTMQGFGEVTTYKGAGCDKCRKTGYTGRLGVYELMVMDDSMRDIVTSNPDVNVLRKLAREKGLVTLREDGFRKVVKGLTTVDEILRVTEAA